The Aphis gossypii isolate Hap1 unplaced genomic scaffold, ASM2018417v2 Contig00758, whole genome shotgun sequence genomic interval ATGAcggtttacaaaataaatttttcataaaatatttaatgtcttttaattaaaataattatatattatattataataaaaaaaaaaaaataaaaaataaatgttttttttttacttacttcgGAAAATACAACCGACTCCTCGTCATCGCTTTTAAATGAGTAGCaggacattttttcaaaattaaattaattttattaaaaaaaaaagtctagaTTGTAAATCTGTTGAAGTAAACTGAATATACTGTATCGATGAgtctcttatatatataaccactTCTACTCCTCCTCTTAAGTCTAAAATAATCAGTTCAGCTAAAACACtaactagaataaaatttgaaaggtACGTCTTTTCAATTCGAAAAAATAGAATGTAATAACAAGTGCAATTTGTATCTAAAAGAATGTAATTGACTTCTACATTTCAATGTCAGATTTGAAaggttatatacaatttagcaAGGTACGTAAATTTAGCAaggtaagattaaaattaaataattggttatagtaaacatgaaatagaaacgtacgtatattttggAGACTACGCCgcccaaatagtttaatataaaagcggttgtggtagtattaagaattagacaTACAGCTAGTTCGTATGTAGAAATCCTGCATATTACATTACTTCATTCCTGTTGCCCTAAGCTGATATTAGTTGGTTAGAtttagaataatgaatattaatatattaaataattggattacgaacatagtttaaataatcgtttatatatatatatatatacacatatattttaaagattaaaaaatatgtatttaaataattggttatagtaaaatatgaaatagaaacGTATAGTCGAATTTTCTGTTTATCATGACACATACGTATATTTTGGGGGCTACacccaaatagtttaatataaaatgggttgtggtagtattaagaattagacaTACAGCTAGTTCAGTAAAAACACTATGTAGAAATCCGACATATTACATTACTTCTTCATTCCTGTTGCCCTGTGCTGATATTAGTTGGTTAGAtttagaataatgaatattaatatattaataattggattacgaacatagttttaataatcgtttatatatattattttaaagattaaaaaatatgtatttaaataattggttatagtaaaatatgaaatagaaacGTATAGTCGAATTTCCTGTTTACCATGacacgtacgtatatttttgGGGGACTACtcccaaatagtttaatataaaatgggttgtggtagtattaagaattagacaAAGTTAAGCTTCACTCACGCATAGACCGATGACATTGttctatacttaacaataCATCGAGcttgcttttattatattcagtgaataaataacttaaaattcaaacttctTACACACGACAAAGTGGACTTCGTCGTTAAATCGTGCTGAACCATCTTCACCAAGACCGGTTCACTACAACTAGAagccagtatatttttttttcaagcatcTCCACGCTAACAGAAATGTAAGTACTATTACTTTACTACTATTAActagctttaaattaaatatttactattataattttccactataaaaaatgattccatttaataatggtattttacataatttacaccACAAATAGgttcatttaaatacataatatgtaatttgtatcaaaaatataacatgtatttacgttacataaataaataaattttagtttttttttttttttacaccacgttaaaaaaaacgaaatgaaatatgtaatttgtaccagccctaaaattgagtatagtacgaaacattttgaatagttcAAAAAGATTAGTGTGtagtacaacatttaaaagtatgtcatttattatagtaataataatatgtttaattttatatcttcacattttttttttccaaaccacATATACACAGATACatcgtaaacaatattttgtgttgttacgtcttatacacttaattttagttattattattttttgttataatcagCTTAGTTATAGTAAATGTACGGTATGTACACGGAATATATTCTGtggtatatctattatataaaaataagtccgGTTTTCCTCCCTGACGCTATAACTCCAGAACGCACGAACCGATTTCCACGGTTTTGCATTCGTTGGAAAGGTCTTGGGCTCCGTGAGGTTTATAGCAAAGAAAATTCTGGAAAATTCAGGAAAAATTCAACAGAAAAGTGGGGAAATCGTTTTTCACATACAGCGCCATCTATTATACATAGCATGTACTTCAAACCAATAGCAACGGTGCGTGATAAAGTGTGTGACAGATAGTCATTATTCTCTGCTcagttaatttcatttaagctCAGTGTAAATTATGTGGATCGtgcatttgaagttaaattcaACACTCTGTCCATAGTCCAAAATGCCTAGAGAACGACGTGCGAACATCGGCCGCCGCACAAGACATGCAAGCCAGCAACAAGTCTATTCAAGGAACTTAAGAGAAGAAAGACAAAATATCACACGAAGATCATTGGCATCATACAATCGCTTGGCATTCCAATATGATCCCACTGCGAACTACAGTGATGATGAAAATTTGGATATTGGACGAATGACGACTATATGCCGATATTGCAATGCGGTAAAGTTCAAAAGAAACGGTTGGATTGTGCTGCGCAAGTGGAAAAGTCAAACTGGATCCATTACTTACACCACCACAGCCACTGAAAAAGTTTTGATGGAAGTGATCCCGATTCCAGCCATTTTCTTCAACACATCCTTGAATACAATAACTGCTTTCGCATGACTTCCTTTGGAGCTAATATCATTCGAGAAGGCGGCTTCATGCCGACTTGCAAGGTAAAAGATACAACACACATAACCACACATAATTGCAACACATAACAACTTCATATACACACCACACACTACCCATCACACGATTTACAATGTATTcatgaacaaattttaatgattatttgcaATTAGATACAAGGTCAAATATATCATTTGCATGGTTCAATGGTGCCAACACCAGATGAACCGCATCAATTTctgcaaatatatttcatttcgtCGATGGTGGATCAGCTGAACGTGCGGTGCAATATACAGGGAGCACAACAGTTAAAGAGACGAATTATTGAACAGTTGCAAGCATTTTTTCACGCTAATAATGCTGTGGTTAATATGTTCAAAACAGCATTGGAACGAATGCCATCGGATACGCACAAATTTGTCATAAGAGCGGATTGTACTCCAACAGGTGAACATGTGCGAAGATTCAATGCACCCACCGTTAATGATGTTGCTGCAATTATTGTTGGCGATCCAACTAAATCACGAGACATTGTCGTTCAGCGAAGAAGCAATATCATGCATCGTGTAAACGAGACACATCGTTTGTACGATGCGTTACAATATCCAATCATTTATTGGCAAGGGCAAGACGGATACGACATCACGTTGAAGATGGTCGATCCAATTACAGGTACAATATTCACActaattatttccattattacttttattggtTTCCATtaacaattcatttaattttgcattttcAGGAGTATcaacgaataataaaaatctaagcgCAATGAATTACTATGCGTATCGTATGATGATTCGTACACATGAGGAGAATGTCATTCTGAAGTGCGGTCGGCTATTCCAGCAATTCGCTGTCGACATGTATGTCAAAGTCGAGACCGAACGTTTAGCGTTCATCAGATTCAATCAGCCAAAGCTACGATCTGAGGACTATATACACTTGCGTGATGCTATTCATTCAGATGGTGATGTTCAGAATATTGGACGACTGACGATTCTCCCATCAACTTATATCGGAAGCCCACGCCACATGCACGAATACGCTCAAGACGCTATGACGTACGTGCGAAATTATGGAACTccggatttatttattacggtCACATGCAATCCGAAGTGGACGGAAATTGAACGCGAGTTGGAACCGGGTCAAAAACCGCAAGATCGCCATGACATAATCGCCAGAGTATTTCAGCAAAAACTCAAGGTTATGATGGATGTGCTTACTAAGTATCGAGTTTTTGGTGACACACGTTGTTATATGTACTCGGTGGAATGGCAGAAGCGTGGACTACCGCATGCTCATATCCTAATTTGGTTGCTGAACAAATTACATTCAAATGAAGTGGATGACATCATATCAGCTGAAATTCCTGATCCAGTCACTGATCCCCGTCTACACGACATTGTGACGACACAGATGGTGCATGGACCGTGCGGTGCATTAAATCCATTATCGCCTTGCATGGCTGATGGAAAGTGCACAAAACGATATCCGCGACCGTTAGTTGCTGAAACAGTCACAGGGAACGATGGATATCCAGTTTATCGTCGGCGTTCAAAAGAAGATAACGGTCGAACTATCAAAGTTAAAGTTCAAAATCAAGAGATTGAGATCGGAAATGAATTCATTGTACCATATTGCCCGCTGCTATCACGAATTTTCGAAACACATGCAAACGTTGAGAGTTGTCATTCGGCCaaatcaatcaaatatttgtgCAAGTACGTCACAAAAGGCAGCGACATGGCTGTGTTTGGTATTGCGTCGGAAAATGTGAATGACGAAATCAGCAACTTCCAAATGGGCAGATACGTCAGTACTAATGAAGCACTGTGGCGATTATTGTCATTTCAAATTCATGAAAGATATCCCACAGTTGTACATTTAGCAGTGCATTTGGAAAATGGCCAAAGAGTTTACTTCACTGAGGCTAATGCGGCACAACGAGCTGAGAGACCACCATCGACAACATTGACTAGCTTCTTTGCAATGTGTGAAGCAGATCCATTCGCAGCGACGCTGATGTACGTTGAAATGCCCAAGTATTACACTTGGAATCAATCAACAAAGAAATTCCAACGTCGCAAACAAGGAACCCCAGTTCCAGACTGGCCACAGGTGTTTTCAACTGATGCACTAGGTCGTATGTACACTGTTCATCCTAGAAAcgatgaatgtttttatttgcgACTGCTGTTAGTAAATGTACGTGGACCGAAATCATTTGCGCATTTGAAAACTGTGAATGGCCACCAATGCCAAACATATCGAGAAGCATGTCAACTATTGGGTTTGCTGGAGAACGATTCTCATTGGGATTTAACACTTGCAGATTCAGTTGTTTCATCAAATGCGTACCAAATACGAACGCTGTTCGCAATTATCATCACCACATGTTTTCCTTCACAACCAATTCAGTTATGGAACAAATACAAAGACGCCATATGTGAAGATATCTTGCATCGCTTGCGTATTCAAACGAATAATCCTGACATCCAAATAACCGATGAAATCTACAATGAAGGATTGATTCTGATTGAGGATCAATGCTTGACTATTGCAAACAAGCTACTGATTGAAGTAGGAATGATTGCGCCAAATCGATCGATGCACGATGCATTCAACCAAGAATTAAATCGACAGCTGCAATACAATGTTGATACATTGCAGGAATTCGTTAGAAATAATGTTCCGTTGCTGAATGAACAGCAAAAACAagtatacaaaacattaatgcAAGCGGTGGACAATAATACTGGTGGTCTATTCTTCCTGGATGCACCTGGAGGAACAGGGAAAACATTTGTCATTTCATTGATTTTGGCCACTATTCGATCAAGATGTGACATAGCTTTGGCGTTAGCATCATCTGGAATTGCGGCGACTCTTCTAGATGGCGGTCGTACTGCACATTCTGCGCTTAAGTTGCCACtcaatttaaacacaattgaTACTCCAACGTGCAATATTTCCCGATCCAGTGCAATGGGAAAATTGTTAATGCAATGCAAGCTCATTGTTTGGGATGAGTGCACAATGGCACATAAGAAATCACTTGAAGCACTTAACTTCACACTGAAGGATCTTCGGAGAAATAACAACATCTTTGGCGGCTTGATGATATTGTTGGCAGGCGATTTCAGGCAGACGTTGCCAGTAGTTCCCCGTGGAACGCCTGCAGATGAATTGAATGCTTGCCTAAAGGCATCACCTTTATGGAATAACGTAAAAACATTATCGCTAACCGCTAATATGAgagttcaacttcaaaatgatCAAAGTGCTGCACAATTTTCCAAACAATTGTTAGATCTTGGAAATGGAAAAGTCCCAGTTGATGCGACATCTGGATTAATTACTCTTACCAACGACTTTTGCCGATTTGTAGACACTCAATTAGttcttattgaaaatgttttcccAAACATTAGTGagaattataagaattatgcTTGGTTAAGTCAACGAGCAATTCTTGCAGCAAAGAATAATGATGTCCACGCACTGAATTTCACCATTCAATCAAAAATTGCTGGCGATTTGGTGACATACAAATCCGTTGATTCAATAACAAATCCCGATGATGTAGTAAATTATCCAACGGAGTTTTTGAACTCTCTGGAGATACCAGGATTTCCACCACATAACTTGCAACTGAAAGTTGGTACAGTTATTTTGATACTGCGTAATTTGAATCCACCGCGACTTTGCAACGGTACTCGACTTTCGGTAAAGAGACTTATGCCGAATTTAATTGAGGCAACCATTATTAACGGAAAGTACGCAggtgaaaatgtatgtattcctCGAATACCAATGATTCCGACTGATCTTCCGTTTGACTTCAAACGATTGCAATTCCCAGTTCGCCTTGCGTTCGCAATGACAATTAATA includes:
- the LOC126555231 gene encoding uncharacterized protein LOC126555231, with translation MTSFGANIIREGGFMPTCKIQGQIYHLHGSMVPTPDEPHQFLQIYFISSMVDQLNVRCNIQGAQQLKRRIIEQLQAFFHANNAVVNMFKTALERMPSDTHKFVIRADCTPTGEHVRRFNAPTVNDVAAIIVGDPTKSRDIVVQRRSNIMHRVNETHRLYDALQYPIIYWQGQDGYDITLKMVDPITGVSTNNKNLSAMNYYAYRMMIRTHEENVILKCGRLFQQFAVDMYVKVETERLAFIRFNQPKLRSEDYIHLRDAIHSDGDVQNIGRLTILPSTYIGSPRHMHEYAQDAMTYVRNYGTPDLFITVTCNPKWTEIERELEPGQKPQDRHDIIARVFQQKLKVMMDVLTKYRVFGDTRCYMYSVEWQKRGLPHAHILIWLLNKLHSNEVDDIISAEIPDPVTDPRLHDIVTTQMVHGPCGALNPLSPCMADGKCTKRYPRPLVAETVTGNDGYPVYRRRSKEDNGRTIKVKVQNQEIEIGNEFIVPYCPLLSRIFETHANVESCHSAKSIKYLCKYVTKGSDMAVFGIASENVNDEISNFQMGRYVSTNEALWRLLSFQIHERYPTVVHLAVHLENGQRVYFTEANAAQRAERPPSTTLTSFFAMCEADPFAATLMYVEMPKYYTWNQSTKKFQRRKQGTPVPDWPQVFSTDALGRMYTVHPRNDECFYLRLLLVNVRGPKSFAHLKTVNGHQCQTYREACQLLGLLENDSHWDLTLADSVVSSNAYQIRTLFAIIITTCFPSQPIQLWNKYKDAICEDILHRLRIQTNNPDIQITDEIYNEGLILIEDQCLTIANKLLIEVGMIAPNRSMHDAFNQELNRQLQYNVDTLQEFVRNNVPLLNEQQKQVYKTLMQAVDNNTGGLFFLDAPGGTGKTFVISLILATIRSRCDIALALASSGIAATLLDGGRTAHSALKLPLNLNTIDTPTCNISRSSAMGKLLMQCKLIVWDECTMAHKKSLEALNFTLKDLRRNNNIFGGLMILLAGDFRQTLPVVPRGTPADELNACLKASPLWNNVKTLSLTANMRVQLQNDQSAAQFSKQLLDLGNGKVPVDATSGLITLTNDFCRFVDTQLVLIENVFPNISENYKNYAWLSQRAILAAKNNDVHALNFTIQSKIAGDLVTYKSVDSITNPDDVVNYPTEFLNSLEIPGFPPHNLQLKVGTVILILRNLNPPRLCNGTRLSVKRLMPNLIEATIINGKYAGENVCIPRIPMIPTDLPFDFKRLQFPVRLAFAMTINKSQGQSLSVCGINLENHCFSHGQLYVACSRVGKPSALFVLTSDQKTKNVVYQRALQ